The genomic window TGGAAAATTCATGAGATGGTGCAAAATGAAAATATTCAAAAAGATGATGATTAAAGCTCGTGAATATTATCGCAAACGTAACTCACAGAATAATTGGTATGCACTTGATACTGTTATAAAGAAGGCTCCTTTTGCAAAATTTGCTGGTAAGAACCCTACTGATCGAGCAAAAAATGGAATTAAGGAAGCAATTCTTGTTGATAGAAAAGGTGCACCTCTTTTTGTACATGTTGCTGCAGCAAATGTTCATGACTCCAAATTGCTTGACCCCATAGTCCAACAACTTAATAAGTCAAAAAAAATCCGTATTATC from Candidatus Babeliales bacterium includes these protein-coding regions:
- a CDS encoding IS5 family transposase, which produces MKFISDKLWCELKSVFSTKKTKVGRPEFDNRVALEGIIYILYAGCQWKALPEKYGCSSTVHGKFMRWCKMKIFKKMMIKAREYYRKRNSQNNWYALDTVIKKAPFAKFAGKNPTDRAKNGIKEAILVDRKGAPLFVHVAAANVHDSKLLDPIVQQLNKSKKIRII